The proteins below come from a single Halobacillus salinarum genomic window:
- a CDS encoding sodium-dependent transporter gives MENRAQWGTRVGFLLAAMGSAIGLGNIWRFPATAYESGGGAFIIPYLFALLTAGIPILILEYTIGHKYRGSAPKSFGRLRKGFEWMGWWQVAIAFVISTYYAVIIAWAIMYAFYSLNLSWGDDPTSFFVGDFLNLVDPGQFGGMVPKVLLPLLAVWVITLGFLGRGIKKGIEVANKIFIPALLVLFLIIVIRAVTLEGAGEGLSAFFTPQWSKIADPQVWVAAYGQIFFSLSIAFAIMITYSSYLPKKSDITNNAFITGFANSSFEILAGIGVFAAIGFMANSYGTSVSDLAAEKGVGGIGLAFMVFPEIISQIPGIPGLFGVLFFVSLVLAGLSSLISITETYVAAVSEKFNISRTKSVIFGGGFSAIISLAYATKGGLSLLDTVDHFINNYGIALSGLFEVVALAWFARGLKSYQSHANEVSDIRLGGWWRICLGVITPIVLGYMMLQNLRAEVTEAYAGYPIDFLFNFGWIVAIGAIFVGALLSIKKWPNDELKYQQEMDDDTKEVAR, from the coding sequence ATGGAAAATCGTGCACAATGGGGAACACGGGTTGGTTTCCTGCTGGCTGCAATGGGGTCAGCGATCGGTTTAGGTAACATTTGGCGCTTTCCGGCTACAGCCTATGAAAGCGGTGGAGGAGCATTCATCATACCTTATTTATTTGCTCTGCTTACGGCTGGTATTCCAATCTTAATTTTGGAATATACCATTGGCCATAAATACAGAGGTTCTGCTCCTAAATCCTTCGGCAGGCTTCGAAAGGGTTTTGAATGGATGGGGTGGTGGCAGGTGGCCATAGCATTTGTCATATCCACCTATTACGCAGTGATTATTGCCTGGGCAATTATGTATGCATTTTACTCTCTTAATTTATCTTGGGGCGATGATCCAACCAGCTTTTTCGTCGGTGACTTCCTGAATCTTGTAGATCCAGGACAATTTGGCGGAATGGTACCAAAAGTACTGCTGCCTTTACTGGCGGTCTGGGTCATTACACTTGGATTCCTTGGACGAGGAATTAAAAAAGGGATTGAGGTTGCTAATAAAATTTTCATCCCGGCATTATTAGTTCTTTTCCTTATTATTGTCATCCGTGCGGTGACTCTTGAAGGAGCGGGTGAAGGATTGTCTGCCTTCTTTACTCCTCAGTGGAGCAAGATCGCAGATCCGCAAGTCTGGGTAGCAGCTTATGGACAGATTTTCTTCAGTTTATCCATTGCTTTTGCGATTATGATCACCTACTCTTCCTATCTGCCTAAGAAGTCTGATATTACCAATAATGCATTTATCACAGGTTTTGCTAACTCATCTTTTGAAATTTTAGCAGGAATCGGTGTATTTGCAGCCATCGGATTTATGGCAAATTCTTATGGAACAAGTGTGAGTGATCTGGCGGCTGAAAAAGGGGTCGGGGGAATTGGACTCGCATTTATGGTCTTCCCTGAGATTATCAGCCAGATTCCTGGGATCCCAGGGTTGTTTGGCGTCCTCTTCTTTGTCTCTCTAGTACTAGCCGGTCTTTCTTCATTAATTTCGATTACGGAGACTTATGTGGCAGCTGTTTCAGAGAAGTTTAATATTTCCAGAACAAAATCCGTCATCTTCGGTGGTGGATTTTCCGCGATTATTTCATTAGCTTATGCTACAAAAGGCGGTCTTAGCTTACTTGATACGGTAGACCACTTTATTAATAACTACGGTATTGCTTTATCCGGATTGTTTGAAGTGGTTGCTCTAGCCTGGTTTGCCCGCGGATTGAAAAGTTATCAATCGCATGCTAATGAAGTATCCGATATCCGCCTTGGCGGATGGTGGAGGATTTGTCTTGGTGTGATCACTCCTATCGTTTTAGGATATATGATGCTTCAAAACCTCCGTGCAGAAGTGACCGAAGCTTATGCAGGATATCCAATCGACTTTTTGTTTAACTTTGGCTGGATCGTAGCCATCGGAGCTATTTTTGTCGGGGCATTACTTTCCATTAAAAAATGGCCGAACGACGAATTAAAATACCAGCAGGAAATGGATGATGACACGAAGGAGGTTGCTCGATAA
- a CDS encoding MetS family NSS transporter small subunit, producing MAVFMFIITIGIIWGGLAASIIHAVRKAKAN from the coding sequence ATGGCTGTTTTCATGTTCATTATTACGATCGGCATCATTTGGGGCGGCCTGGCTGCAAGTATTATTCATGCTGTCCGGAAAGCTAAAGCCAATTAA
- a CDS encoding YhcN/YlaJ family sporulation lipoprotein: MKFKPLPFLLAAALLIPAGCADEVKNADNKHDKDDALNGNPMDSYNDKLVDGQVGYVRFKSTQLDQKKEQQRKIKVNKEQVADMVTRMILTYDGFEDVATLVTDNKVLVAYRPPEGEDRNRAADMVQKTAYSLVPSFYHVYVSDQPSAFGDIQSLSTSTVYDKNYNSVIDSVVNKMKKAPQGKTTPNNAAENMKEEMGR; the protein is encoded by the coding sequence ATGAAATTCAAACCATTACCTTTTCTTCTTGCTGCAGCCCTGCTTATTCCTGCAGGATGTGCAGATGAAGTCAAAAATGCTGATAATAAACACGACAAGGATGATGCACTTAATGGCAACCCTATGGATAGCTACAATGACAAATTAGTGGATGGCCAAGTAGGGTATGTCCGATTTAAAAGCACACAGCTGGATCAAAAAAAGGAACAGCAGCGCAAAATTAAAGTGAACAAAGAACAAGTTGCAGACATGGTGACACGTATGATCTTAACGTATGATGGCTTTGAAGACGTGGCAACCTTAGTAACAGATAATAAAGTACTGGTTGCGTACAGACCGCCGGAAGGTGAAGACAGAAACCGGGCAGCTGATATGGTGCAAAAAACAGCATACTCTCTCGTACCGAGTTTTTATCACGTATATGTTTCCGATCAGCCGTCAGCATTTGGAGATATCCAAAGCCTGAGTACCTCTACTGTTTATGATAAAAATTACAACAGTGTCATTGACAGTGTTGTAAACAAAATGAAGAAAGCTCCACAGGGAAAAACGACGCCAAATAACGCGGCTGAAAATATGAAAGAAGAGATGGGACGCTGA
- a CDS encoding YutD family protein gives MMELHGKTYEIIEDHRDGYQFEELEGRFSDILSKYDFIVGDWGYGQLRLKGFYDDQNSKATFDTKISTLEDYLYEYCNFGCAYFVLKRIDH, from the coding sequence ATGATGGAATTACACGGGAAGACGTACGAAATAATCGAGGACCATCGTGATGGTTACCAATTTGAGGAATTAGAAGGAAGGTTTAGTGATATTCTCAGCAAATATGATTTTATCGTAGGCGACTGGGGATATGGACAGCTTCGTCTTAAAGGATTTTATGACGATCAAAATTCTAAAGCTACCTTCGATACGAAAATCAGCACGCTTGAGGATTATCTTTATGAATATTGTAATTTTGGCTGCGCTTATTTTGTGTTAAAGCGAATAGATCATTAA
- a CDS encoding cytosolic protein, giving the protein MGDKDKEFYSDFANVEAQRNYLVPEQLPEGAYGSPRNKYKAVSNKKSAPWNEKQRYYSAFNYEYKALHQDLPRQEDGAHPPHDEPNRDLKPSEEKH; this is encoded by the coding sequence ATGGGTGATAAAGACAAGGAGTTTTATTCAGATTTTGCGAATGTAGAAGCTCAAAGGAACTATCTTGTACCCGAACAACTTCCTGAAGGGGCGTACGGTTCGCCCAGAAATAAATATAAAGCGGTTTCCAATAAAAAAAGTGCTCCCTGGAATGAAAAGCAGCGTTATTACAGTGCCTTTAACTACGAATACAAAGCTTTGCACCAGGACCTTCCTCGTCAAGAAGACGGGGCACACCCACCGCATGATGAACCGAACCGTGATTTAAAACCTTCCGAGGAAAAACATTAA
- a CDS encoding SAV0927 family protein, whose product MRDRELLEDLTQDTSTRFVVFTAGNHRFELALLQAEFFQDQIMVIDLQGYHHGLLDQHNINETGYLEHVFQLSQMEAEELRRYLQDLL is encoded by the coding sequence ATGCGGGACCGCGAGCTTCTCGAAGACTTAACCCAGGATACAAGTACTCGTTTTGTCGTATTTACAGCAGGAAATCATCGATTTGAACTGGCTTTACTGCAAGCAGAATTCTTTCAAGACCAAATCATGGTCATTGACCTTCAAGGGTATCACCATGGTTTACTTGATCAGCACAACATTAATGAAACCGGCTACTTAGAACATGTCTTCCAATTAAGTCAAATGGAAGCTGAGGAACTAAGGCGGTATCTTCAGGATTTGCTTTAA
- a CDS encoding DUF86 domain-containing protein → MYFVDRQKIEEILNHMEKIMEQFEELSFQNYADYLVLERISHITAETIIDVGNMMIDGFIMRDPGSYHDIIDILLDEKVLPYDQEDSYKQFIQLRKEVVQGYLAVNHQSLIDVWKKHRTTVWQFPEKIKTYLNDELGPVSAFSNKE, encoded by the coding sequence ATGTATTTTGTAGACCGGCAGAAAATTGAAGAAATTCTCAACCATATGGAAAAAATAATGGAACAATTTGAAGAGCTTTCCTTTCAAAATTATGCTGATTATTTAGTGCTGGAGCGGATTAGTCACATCACGGCTGAAACGATTATCGACGTTGGAAATATGATGATCGATGGATTTATTATGCGCGATCCTGGCAGTTATCATGATATCATTGATATTCTTCTTGATGAAAAAGTTCTTCCTTATGACCAAGAGGACAGCTATAAGCAATTTATTCAATTAAGGAAAGAAGTAGTGCAAGGCTACTTGGCTGTCAATCATCAGTCGTTAATTGATGTATGGAAAAAGCACCGGACCACTGTCTGGCAGTTCCCAGAAAAAATCAAGACATATTTAAACGACGAACTTGGTCCTGTGTCGGCTTTTTCGAATAAGGAATAG
- a CDS encoding TIGR01457 family HAD-type hydrolase has translation MKNYQAYFIDLDGTMYRGTERVEGAAEFVQYLRKHQLPLLFLTNNSSRKQEQVAAKLMDMGIEAYPEDVFTTSMATASYIARHHANAKVFAVGEEGLVQALQDQGLELVDAGADYVVIGIDREISYEKLSKACLNVREGAALLSTNGDVAIPTERGMLPGNGAFTSVVSVSTGVEAVFIGKPHAEIMEQALAKMNLSKDEVLMIGDNYDTDILAGINAEMDTLMVETGVHRFEEISAYPKQPTYKVKTLQEWLS, from the coding sequence ATGAAGAATTATCAGGCTTATTTTATTGACCTTGATGGAACCATGTATAGAGGTACAGAGAGAGTGGAAGGTGCAGCAGAATTTGTTCAATACCTTAGGAAACATCAGCTCCCACTTCTTTTTTTGACCAATAATTCATCGCGTAAACAAGAACAAGTAGCTGCTAAATTAATGGATATGGGGATTGAAGCTTATCCAGAAGACGTGTTTACGACAAGCATGGCGACTGCTTCCTACATAGCCCGCCATCATGCCAACGCCAAAGTCTTTGCTGTTGGAGAAGAAGGACTGGTTCAGGCCTTACAGGATCAAGGCTTAGAATTAGTCGATGCAGGGGCTGACTACGTTGTCATTGGTATTGACAGAGAAATCTCTTATGAAAAGCTGTCAAAAGCATGCTTAAACGTCAGGGAGGGTGCAGCGCTTTTAAGTACCAATGGAGATGTGGCGATTCCCACCGAAAGAGGCATGCTGCCTGGAAATGGGGCATTTACTTCTGTCGTGTCTGTAAGTACAGGAGTGGAAGCTGTATTTATTGGTAAGCCTCATGCGGAAATCATGGAGCAAGCTTTAGCTAAAATGAACCTTTCAAAGGACGAAGTGTTAATGATCGGGGACAATTATGATACAGATATTTTGGCGGGTATTAACGCAGAAATGGATACATTGATGGTGGAAACAGGTGTCCATCGCTTTGAGGAAATAAGTGCCTACCCGAAGCAGCCCACGTATAAAGTAAAGACCTTACAGGAATGGTTAAGTTAA